The genomic window TAACCACCTGGCTGCCGAGGTGCTGGGTTCGATCTTCGGTCAGTGGCCGGTGAACCGGTACTGGACGAACACCACCTACAAGCTGTGGGGCCCGGAGTTCATGGCCACCATGAACAAGTACGCCCGGTTCAACCGCGGCACGAACCACCACATCGTCCAGGCCGGCTACACCGCGGTGAACATCTTCGCCCAGGCCGCCAAGGCCATCGGTCCGAACCTGACTCGCGACAAACTGATGGCCCAACTCGCGAACGGAACCGTCTGGCAGGCCGATTCCTCGTTGGATCAACGGTTCAGCTACGCGGCCACCGAGCGTAACGGCAACAACTGGAACCACGACTACGGACAGGGCCGGGAATTCATCTACAAGTACACCTCGACGAACACCGTCTCGAACCCCGACGGCTCGCCGAACGGCTTCACTCCCGACTCGAACCAGTTCGTGATCTACACGTGGAAGTAAGCCGAACAGAAACGAACTGAACGCCGAAATTCCCCACCTGCGCCGGGTGCCACTCGGGCCACCCGGCGCAGGCCGGTCCGGTCCGGGGCCGGCGCGTCCGTGCGGATTTGTCGGTGCCCTCGCCTAGCCTGAGCGACATGTCGCAGCAACCCACCGTCATCGACCTGTTCGCCGGGTGCGGCGGCATGACGTCCGGGTTCGTCCGGCAGGGTTTCCGTTCGCTGTTGGCCGTCGAGTGGAACCTGCACGCCGCCGCGACCTACGCGGCGAACTTCGGCGAGGGCCACACCGTGTGGGGCGACATCGCCGAGCTTCCCGACAGCCGGATCCCGCGCGCCGACGTGGTGATCGGCGGCCCGCCGTGCCAGGGCTTCTCCAATCTCGGGTCGAAGGACGTCAACGATCCGCGCAACAAGTTGTGGCAGCAGTACTTGCGGGTGGTCGGTCGGGCGCGGCCCAAGATCTTCGTGATCGAGAACGTGGACCGTTTCCGGGCCAGCACGGAATTCGAGTTGCTGACCGCCGAGGCGCACGGCGGCATGATCGACGGCTACGAGCTGACCCATGGCCTGCTGCTCGCCGCCGACTACGGGGTCGCGCAGCGGCGGTTGCGCACGATCGTGATCGGGTCCCGGATCGGGCCGGTCGCTCTGCCCACGCCCACGCATACCCGGTCGGCGGCCGACGGTCTGCTGCCCTGGCGCACGGTCCGCGACCGGATCGGCGACGAACAGCGCTTCCCCCGCCGGCCGCGTGGCACCGACCTGCCGAACTCGGGGGTCGAGTTCTTCGGCCAACCGATCCCGGGGGTGTTCAAGTCGCGCGACCTGCACTTCGGCCGGCGGCCGCGGGAGCTGTCGTTGCTCCGGTACGACGCGGTGCCGCCCGGCGGCGGCCGGTTCGATCTGCCCGACGAGTTGCTGCCGCGGTGCTGGCGCGACAAGCCGTCCGGCACGACCGACGTGATGGGTCGCATGCGCTGGGACGCGCCGTCGCTGACCATCCGGACGGAGTTCTTCAAGCCGGAGAAGGGTCAGTACCTGCACCCGCAGTGGGACCCGCGGTATCCCGTGCGCCGGGTCAACCGGGTGATCACCCACGCCGAGGCGGCCGCGTTGCAGGACTTCGACGAGGACTTCGTCTGGTGCGGTTCGAAGGTCGAGATCGCCAAGCAGATCGGCAACGCGGTTCCGGTCGGGTTGGCGGCGGCCGTCGCCGGGCAGGTCCGGGCCGCGCTCGTCGGCACCGCGGTCCGCGCTGCTAGCTGAGCGTCAGGTCGCGGGCCAACGCCTCGTATGGCTTGATGCGCCGCTGCTCGACCAGTTCGGCCCAGTGCTCCTGCTGCATCGGGGTCGCGACCTTGGCCACCGCGGCGTCGAGTTCGTCGTGCATCAAGTGGTAGACGGTGTCGACCTCACCGGTGCCGCGGGCGATCGAGATCAACCGACTCGGCAACGGTTCGGCGGTCACCAGCACCAGGTGTGGCAGTCGGCCCCGGCGGTTGCGCACCAGCGTGGCGAACTCGTGGCGCACGTTCTGGACCCGGTCCGACCGGATGGTCCACTTGCATGAGATCGCCGCGTGCAGAAACGGCTTCGCGAACAGGTCATCCGACTGCAGCACGCCCACGTACACGTCGGTCCGCACCTGGTAGTCCCGGCCCAGGGTGGTGCGCAGTTCCGGATGTGTCTCGAACAACTGCTGAAGCGCGTTGAGGTGCTCGAACTGCGCGTAGTCGGCAGCCAGTCCTTGGCGGGTGACCTGCCAGGTGCGGTGCGGGTCCAGTCGATGCAACGAGGTGAGCAGGTCGTCGGCGATGCAGCGTTCCAAGGCCGCGCCGGACTCCCCGGACGTGCCCGCGGACTCGTCCAGCGAGGTCTTGGCGCTGCGGTCGACCCCCATCGCGCGGTAGATCTCGCCGGTGATCCGCAAGCTCTCGGCCCCGCCGACGTCGGCAAGGTTGGGCGCGGCGGCCAACCCGAACAGGTCCCGGCACCGCTGCGCCGACTTGGCTGTGGCGGGCTTCCAGCCGAGCAGGTCGGCCAGCCAGCGCGGTGCGCTGTGTCGATTCGCTGCCGACTCGTCCACCGCCGAACCGTACCGGTGCCCACACGGGTCGGCCGACGGGGATCCGTATTCATGAAAAAGCTGGTCGGGGCGCCTGGATTCAGGAAAGCGCGAACGGCGTTTCGGGCTCCCTGTCAGGCCCGGGGTGAATCCCAGGGGTCCACCCCGGCGAGTCGTCGTATTAAGCCTCACAGGAAAGTATTAAGCCTCACACGAGACGACGAACGGTGTTCGCCCCGGCCTGTGAGGCGTCGCACTTTCGTCGGTGCGGTTAGCGAAATTTTCACTGAGCGTTCAGTGGCCTGCCCAACACGTTTGACCTGCGGGAACCACGGGAGTCGGGCTTCGGCCGTGCCACATGGCGTACCGGCAGTCCTGGATTTTTCACGAACGGACCGGTTTCTAAGCAAGCCCTCAGGGAATCCAAGGTTTACGTCGCGCCCAGCGCGGCACAGCAGGGATCTCGAGCATTGGGACCCCGCGTCCGGGGCCACCCTCGTTCCCGGATGGACCACCAAGGAAAAGTCCCTGTTCGACGGGTGCAGTTGCCCGTAGACAACAGCAAGGAGTTCGAAGTGAGACGCTGGCAATCAGCAGCTCTTAAGACCGTGCCGGTGGTGGCAGCCACCAGCCTCGTGCTCGCCGCGTGCGGCAGCAGTGGGGGCTCCGCGAACACCGCGGAGCAGGCCGCTGCGCCGAGCGCGGGCCAGGGTGCGGCCGCCCCTGCGCAGGCTGCGGCTCCGGCCGCGGGCAGCAGCAGTGGCGCGTCCCAGTCCGCTCCCGCCTCCGGAGGCGCGAGCAGCAGTAAGTCCGCCGAGACCAGCAAGAGCAAGCCAGCTGCGTCGTCGACGAAGACTTCGGCTGCTGCCCCGTCGACCTCGGCCGCTGCGCCGTCCTCGAGCGGGACCGCGGCGAGCCCCGCGGTCGCGCCCGGTTCCAACGCGACCGGTTCCAAGTCGAGCAGCACCAAGTCCGCGAAGGCCTCGAAGAGCTCTGCGGGCGCCCCGGCCGCAGCCAGCTCCAGCGGCTCGGGCGGCAGTTCCAGTTCTGACTCTGGTGGCTCAAGCGGTTCGACCAAGGTCAAGCCGCTGGACTCCGGTGCCGCCAAGGCGCAGAACCAGCAGATCTACAACCAGAAGCAGGGCGCCACCGACGTCGGTGTCACCAAGGACACGATCAAGCTCGGTTCGGTGAACATGCACGGCATGGCTCTGGGAAACGTTCTGGTCACCCCGCAGGTGCACGGTGACGAGGCCGCCATGCAGGCGATCAACGACCGTGGTGGTGTCCTGGGTCGGCGCATGGCGCTGACCGACTGCGACGACGGCCCGGGTGAGGTCGCCCGCGCCAAGGCCTGCATCAAGAAGTTGGTCGGTACCGACCAGGTCTTCTCACTGGTCACCGGTGTGGACTGGGCCACGGCCTCGATCCACGACGACCTGAAGCAGTACCACCTGCCGTATGTGGGTGCCTGGGCCTACTCCCAGACGGAGTGGCAGGACCCGTTCATGTTCCCCACCCACATGTCGATGATCCACGAGGCGATGGCCAACGCCCACTGGGTGGTCAACACGATCAAGCCCAAGTCCTACGGCCTGGTCTGCCTGACCAGCCCGGAGATGCAGCTGGCTTGCAACGGCGTGCAGCAGATCATGAACGGCGCCGGCGCGAAGATGGTCAAGCGGGCCGACGTCTCGATCTCGGAGACCTCGATGTCCGCGTACGTGCTGGCGATGCGTGCTGCCAACCCGGAGCACATCATCCACTACGTGATCAACCCGGCCACGATGGCCAAGTTCATGGTCGAGGCCGCGCAGCAGGGCTACTACCCGCCCAAGGGGATCAGCGGTAACCACCTGGCTGCCGAGGTGCTGGGTTCGATCTTCGGCCAGTTCCCGGTGAACCGGTACTGGACCAACACCACCTACAAGCTGTGGGGTCCGGAGTTCATGGCCACCATGAACAAGTACGCTCGGTTCAACCGCGGCACCAACCACCACATCGTCCAGGCCGGTTACGTCGCGATGAACATCTTCGCCACGGCAGCCAAGGAGGTCGGGCCGAACCTGACCCGCGACCGGATCATGTCCGAGATCGGCAACGGCACCGTCTGGCAGGCCGACTCCTCGCTGGATCAGCGCTTCAGCTACGTCCAGTCCGAGCGTTCCGGTGACAACTGGAGCAAGGACAACGGCCAGGGCCGCGAGTTCATCTACAAGTACACGAGCACCAACACCGTCTCGAACCCCGACGGCTCGCCTTCCGGGTTCGTGCCGGACTCGAACCAGTTCGTCATCCACACGAACTCCTGACCGGCAAACCGGGTCCCTCGAGCTGACGGATTGACCGCTGCGCTCAGGTGACCAACCGCACCGAACTCGCCGGGTGGACCTCTTCGGTCCACCCGGCGAGTCGTGTCTGTCGCCCCGTCGTCGCCGCGGCCACCGTCGTCCTCGATCTGACGTGCCGTCAGCCGGCCGCCGATCCGCGGCGGGCAGGCCTTAGTTGCGGCGGGTCTTCCGGAAGCGCTCGGCGCGGTCCACAACCTGCTCGAGGTCGGTGTTGATGCTGTCCTGCAGCTTGCGGATCATCGAGCCACCGCGCGGGTACGCCGCGATCGCGACCTCGATCCCGCCGCGCATCCGGATCGCCACGCCCTTGTCGTTGAGCACGAACTTCTCGATGTCCGACCAGGGGTAGCGCTTCGAGCCCAGCCAGCCGACGACCACGACCTCGGGTCCGAGCAGCAGCCGTAGCCGGGCGGCCCGGTAGCTGACCACGGTGAACAGCACAGCGCCGCCGAAGCCGGTGAGCCTGCTGAGCGCGCTGTGCCCGGCGAGTCCTCCGTAGAGCAGAATCAGCGCCACCAGGGACCACGGGGCGGAACTGGCGACCCGCTGCAGGCGCAGCGGAGCCATCTCCTCGACTTCGTCCGCCACCGCTCGCCCCTCGTCCCGCCGTTGCGTCCGACCGGACGTTACGGCACCGCGGAGCCCCGGCGTCAGATCAGGTGCGCGCGCCGCCAGATGGTGGTGGTGGGCCCACCGATCAGGCCTTCGTCCTTGAGGAACGCGGTGATGCGCTCGGCCATCCACCGGCGCGAGTCGTGGTGGTGCGGGTTGGCCAGTGCGGCGGCGCGCCCGACGGCCGGCTCGATGCCGACCGAGGCGTAGACCTTCGGGTCGACCAGCGAGTCGATGATCAGATAGCCGACCACCGCGGTGACCGTGCGATGCAGTTCGCGCCTCGCGAAGTTCATCCCGGCCATCTGCCGGGTCACTTCTTCGCGGGCGAACTTGACGTGCCGTGCCTCCTCGATCACGTGGATCCGGTTGACGGCGCGGATCAGCGGCTGGATGCCGGGGTCGTCCATCATGATCCGCTGCATCCGGTCGGTGGTTTCCTCGGCGACCAGGATCGCGGCGAACATCGACGGACCACCCATTGCGGCCTTGGCGAACCGGGTGATCTCGTGGGTCAGCCGGGCCGGGCGGTAGCGCGGCACGCCGAGCGTGGCGGCCGTCCGGGCGAACATGATCGAGTGCCGGGTCTCGTCGCCGAGCTCGGTCAGCGCGTACTGGGCGTGCGCGCTGCGTGGGTCGAGGTCGTAGACGTACCGGCTGAGCAGCTGCATCAGGACGATCTCGAACCACAGTCCGACGGACATCGCGCTGGCGATCTCGTGCTTGGACAGCTCGATGCGCTGTTCCTCGCTCAGGTCGTCCCACAGCGCCGTGCCGTAGAGGGAGACGTGCTCCAGCGGCAGGTACGGCAGGCCGGGCACCGGCGGCTGCGTCCAGTCGATCTCGGTCAACGGGTCGAAGGAATGCCGCGCGGAGGCGGTCAGCAGACGATCGGCTACCTCGTCCCGGCCCCGGCTGCGCTGAGCCGCACCGAGCGCTCCGGGGCTTGCCGTCCCGGCGCGGCCAGAAAGCCGCGAGTCGGCACTGTTCGGAATGGACGTGGTGGTCGGAGACATTGCGACTCCAGTCTCTGATCGGCATTGTCTGGTACGACATGTACCACTCTTGATTGAATGATACGCGGCGTACCCCTCTCTGGCTACAGTCGATTGAGGCGAGCGGAGCGGGAGTAGGGAGCCTGCGAGCCACTCACCGCTCCCGAGCCGATTGACGACTGTTGAAAGACTGGGGTTCATGTCGGGTGAGCCGTTGCGTGGTCAGGCGGCCCGGTGGGCCGGTCAGCGGGACCGCCGCCGTGCCGAGTTCGTCGAGGCCGCCCTGGGCGTGATCGCCGAGCAGGGCGCCGAGGTGTCCGTCGAGGACATCGCCGCCCGGGTCGGTGTGGCCCGGACCCGGCTGTACCGGCACTTCACCGACCGGGCCGACCTGGAGCGCGCGATCACCGCCCGGGTCGGGGAGTTGGTCGTCGAACACATGGACGCGTTGTGGCACCCGCGCGGGTCGGCCCGCCAGATGATCACCAACGCGATCTCGGGCTATGTCGGCTGGTTGGCCGCCAACCGCAACCTGCACCGTTACCTGCTCGGCCACACCGGGCTCGACGAGGACGCCACCTACCCGACGGTGCGCCGGTCGGCCGCCGACCACCTGGGCGCGCTGTTCGGCGGCTACCTGGGGTTCCTCGGGGTGGCCCCGGAGGTCACCACCGACCTGGCGCACGCGGTGGTGGGGATGGTGGAGTCGGTGGCCCGGTCGCGACTGCTTGCTGAGTCCACGTCAGCTGACGAGACGTCAGACCTCCCGACGGCGATCGTGGCGCGCCTGGCCGACTGGACCTGGGCGCTGCTGGACTCGGTGCTGCGGGAGGCGGGAATCGAGTTGGACCCGGACCTCGAGCTGCCCAGTCTGATCGGCCTACCCAGCTCCTAAGGCGAGAGGTTGGCCGCGACGCGGGCCAGCACCTCCAGCGCGACCCGCCGGTCGGCCTCGGGGATGCCGCGCAACGAGTCGGCCTGCAGTTGTGCCACCGCGGCGGTGATGCGTTCGTGCGCGGCGCGGCCGGCGCTGGTCAGCCAGTACGACGAGCCGTCGGTCTCCGCCCAGTCGCGGCGCACCAGGTCGTCGACCACATCTGTCTGGGTGACCGCGGCGGCGACCCAGAACGGAAGCATCGCCTCGGCGATCTGAGCCCTGGTCAGTGGCGCCGGGCCGAGCGCGTCGAGGACCTGCCAGTGCCGACGCCGCAAGCCGTGGTGCGCCAATGCCACGTCGAGGGTCTGCTCCAGCAGACCCCCGACGCGTTCGCACCAAAGACCCAGAGACTGCTCCAGGCCCGCGTCCTCAGGCAGGCTTCCGCCCGGTGATGCCCCAGAAGACCATGCGGCCCACCGCACCGCGGATCTCGGCGACGGTTGCCCCGGCGTCGGCCGCCTTGCTGCCGGCCGTCGACACGACGAGGTTGGCCAGGGCCACCGCGTTGGACTTGGCTTCCTTGGTCTCCCCGGCAACCGCGGCGAGCGGCAGCGAGAGGTTGGACAGCAAATTGGCACGCACCTTCTTGAAGCGCGCGTCGCCCTCCCCGGCCGCGGTCTCCAGCACCCGCAGCACCGCCTCGTGCTCGCGCCAGAAGCCCGCGATCCCGTCGACGATCTTGTCGACCGCGGTGCCCGCGCCCTTGCCGGTCATGTTTGCGCCCTCGGCCAACGACTTCAGCCCGGCGGCGTCCTTCGCCACGTCGCCGGCCAGCGCCAGGACGGCGGTCTCGATGTCGGCGAAGTACTGGTAGAAGGTGGCCGGCGACGTGCCCACCTCGCGCACGATGTCGGTGACGCGGACATCGCGGTAGGGCATCGTGCCGAGCAGCTTGTTCAGCGCCTCGAGAATCCGGTCGCGGGTCTCGCGAGCGCGACGCCCGGCCGTGCGCTTGTCGACGGTCCGGAGCTTTACCTTCGGTGCGTCAGTTTTGGCCATGTGCCGTATGTAACCACTTATCTGACGTCCAGTCACCCTGATGCGTACATGTCACAGGTTAGGTGAGGGTAAGCCTGCCGATCGGAACTCCCGCGCAACCTTACGGGGCGTCAGTTGTTCACGATTAGGCTTGCGGCCGTGGCCGACTCAAGGATCCTCGCGGCACTGGACGCGGCGGCGGCGGCCGGCCCCTTCTACGTCCTGGACACCGACCCGCCGCCCACGATCGGTGTGGATGTCCCCGCCTGGCGGCCGTTCCGCGAGCTGGTGGCGGATCCGACGGTGTTGGCAGCTCGTGTCGCGGCGGTGACCGACGCGGTCGCCGAACGCGCCGGGCTCGAGCGCCACCGGATCGACCGCCGGGCCGCGGTTTCCCTGACCCACCTCGGCCTGGCGGCCCGGCTGGTCTGCCCGTCGATGGGAACCGCCCTGCTGGGCGGGGTACTTCTCGATCTGGATCCGGCTCGGCTGTGGTGGCGCGACGTGCTGGGTCCGGTGCCGCTGGCGTTGCCCGACCCGACCGGGCGGCCGGCGCCGACTGCCCCGGGCGACCTGGCACGCGAACTCTCGGACGATCTCGCCGCCGGCCCGGTCGCCGCGCTGACCGCGGCGGCCGCGGACCTGGGCGTGTCGCGCAAGGTGCTGTGGGGAAACGTCGCCTCGGCGCTGGCCGGCACGCTGCCCGCGCTCACCGCCGCGGCAGGGACCCGTGCGGGGGCGGCCCGCGCAGTGGTCACCGGGCTGCTGCAGACGGGGATCCTCGCCGACACGGGTTCGTTCCGCGGTCCGGGAGGCAGGTTCGTACGCAACAGTTGTTGCCTGTACTACCGCGTCCCCGGCGGCGGTTACTGCGGCGACTGTCTACTGGCCGCTCCCCCGCCCGGCGCGTGAGTAGGTGAACCCTCTGCGCATTCCCCTCCGTGACGCGTAAGACTTGTCCGGACAGCAGCGGCGCAAGTGCGAAACGAGGGGACTGGTGGACCAGTACCGGCAGGCCAACCTGGAGAACTGGGAGGCCCGGGTCCCCGTCCAGCTTGCCGCCGACGGAGCGCAGGCGCTGGCTGACGACCCGTCAGCACTGTCCAGCGTCGTCGCGTACGACGCACGGCGGCTCGGCGACCTCACCGGGCAACGGGCCATCCACCTGCAGTGCAACGTCGGAACCGACACGTTGTCGCTGGCGCGGCTCGGCGCTCGGGTCACCGGGCTGGACTTCTCACCCTCGGCGATCGCCGCGGCCAAGGCCCTGTGCGCCCGCGCCGGGGTCCCGGCCCGCTTCGTCGTCTCCGACGTCTACGAGGCGAACGTGAGCCTCGACGGCGAGCGCTTCGACCTCGTCTACACCGGCGTCGGTGCCCTGTGCTGGTTGCCGGACATCGTCGGCTGGGCGCGGGTGGTCGCGTCGTTGCTCGAGCCCGGAGGTCGCCTGTACCTGCGCGAACTGCACCCGGTGCTGTTCACCCTCGACGACGAGCGCACCGACGGCCAATTGGTCATCCGCTACCCGTACTTCAACACCGCCGAGCCGCAGTTCGTCGACTCGCCGACCACCTACACGAACCGCTCGGTCGAGTTGGCCGCCCCGCAGCGCTACGTCTGGAACCACGGGCTCGGCGAGATCCTGAGCGCGCTGATCGAGGCCGGGCTGCGGATCACCTCGCTGGCCGAGCACGACGAGAGCGAGTGGCACGCGCTGCCCTGGATGGTTCCGACCACCGACGGCCGGCACGCCCTGCCGGCGGGGCGCAACCGGGTCCCGTTGATGTACACGCTCATCGCGGTCAAGGACCCGAGGCACTGAGGCCCGTGCAGACCGCGGGATCAGCCCTCGTGGTGCGGGGGACGTTCGCGGCGCAGCCAGGCCTCGCGGGAGTCCGAGCTCTCGCGTTCGGCGCCCCAGGCCTCGTCGGAGTCCTCGCGGGCCCGGTCGGGCAGGACGGGATCGAGCACGGCAACCTCCGGGATCTGACCTCCAGGGTGCCATGACTTCCTGGCGGACGTGGACCGCGCGGGTGCCGGACCCGGTGCTCGGGGCCCGGTCCGCGCGTGCGCGGGCGCGGTTGCTCGCGGTGGCGGCCGGGGTGCTTGTCGCGGCCGCCGACGTATTTGTGCAGGCGCCGCTGGTCCGGGGGGTGTTCACCGGGCTCCACCTCGCTCCGGACCGCCTGGCCACGGGGCTGGCCATGATCAGTGTCTTCGCGATCGCGGCGGCCACGACCATGCGGGCCACCGCGCTGACCGGGGTGCTCGGCCCGCGCCGGCAGGCGTTGACCGCGCTGGTGGGGTGGAGCGTCGGTGCGGCGGTCGCCGGCGGTGCCGACGCGCCCGGCCAGTTGTGTGCGGGGCGGGCGATCCAGGGCGCGGCCGCCGGTCTGCTGGTCCCGACCGGCCTGGCGATGGTGCGGTCCTGGTGGCCGCCGGTGTGTGCGGGCCGGCCGCGAGCGCTGGTGCTCGGCGCCGTGGTGCTGGCCCCGGCGGCCGGTACCTGGGTGGCCACCTCGTTACGGCTGTGGTCGTCCTGGCGCACGGTGCTGCTCTGGGACGTCGCGCTCGGGCTGGCGCTGGCCTGGTTGCTGGTCAGCCGCGACGACCCGCGCGACCGCCACGATCGCCCGCGGCTGGACCGGTCGGGCGCACTGCTGGTCTGGGCCGGGTTGGGCGTCGGGCTGCTGCTGGCGATGCATCGTGGGAACCACGGCTCGCTGTTCCGCCCGACGGCGCTCGGCGTCGCCCCGCTGGTCCTCGTGCTGGTGGCGCTCGCGGTGGCCGCGGTTTGGCGCGACCTGCACGGCCCGGCCGACCGGTGGCGGGTGTTGGGGCTGCGGGAGTTCGTCGCGCGCGAGGGGATCCCGGTGCTGTCCGCGGTGGCGGTCCGGGGAGCGGCCGGCGGCCTCCTCGTGGCCGGACTGGGTGGGCTGCGGTCCCCGACGGTCGGCTGGGCCGGGATCCGGCCGTGGCTGGCGGTCTGCGCCGGGACGGCCGTCCTGCTCGGCTGCTCGGTGACGGTGCGATCGCGTCGGACGCCCGGCCGCGGCGCGTTCGGTGCGGTGGTCGCCGGACTGGCCGGTGCGGCGTTTGCGGCAGCCGTGGTCTACGTGCCGTTGTTCAACTTGGCGACCCGCCATCCCCGGGTGGCCGCCGCCGGGGCGTGGGTCGACCTGCGGATGGCCATGGCCTTCGTGATCGCGGTGTTGATTTGCGGAGTGCTCTTGCGGCTGGGGTCCTGGGTGGTCGCCGCGATCGGTTTTCTCGGCGCCCTGGTCGGTCTGGTTGCGATGTCGCACTGGGGCGCCAGCGCGTTACGCGGGCACTTCTGCTGGTTGTCGCTGCTCGCGGTCGGCGGCGGGCTGGGGTTGGCGGCGGTGCCGGTCGCCGCGTTGCGGACCGAGGGCACCCCGCGGTCGGGCCCGGTCGACCTGGCCGCCGGGTTGCCCGACTGGTTGCTCGGGATCGCCGTCGGCCTGCCGCTGCTGACGGCCCGCGGCCTGGCGGTGTTCCGCGCCCGGATGCATGGCGTGCTGCCGCCGGCGGCGCTGTGCCCGGCCAGCCCGGGACAGTGCGCGCCATACGAACGGGCCGTGCGCGCCGCGGTCCTGGACCAGTACCGGGCGGTTTTCGTCGGGGCCGCGTTGTGCGCGGCGTTGGCCGCAACCCTGGTGGTCCTGTCCGCCCTGCCGCGGGCTGGGCAGGGTGCGACCGGGCAGGCTTGACGCGATGGACTTCATCGGAGAGTTGCGGGCGGCGTTGCCGCCGGCGGCCGTCGACGACGCGGTGCGCCGGCGCGCCGAGTACAGCGCCGACGCCTCGGTCTACCGGCATGTCCCTCGTGCCGTGGTCTTCCCGGGATCGGCCGACGAGGTCGCGGTGGCGGTTGCCGTCGCCGCTGCGCACCGGGTGCCGGTGACCATGCGCGGCGGTGGGACTTCGGTGGCCGGCAACGCGATCGGGCCGGGCATCGTGCTCGACTGCTCCCGTCGGTTCAACCGGATCCTCGACCTCGATCCGGCGTCGGCGACCGCGGTGGTGGAGCCCGGGGTCGTGCTCGACCGGTTGCGGGCCGCCGGCACACGACACGGGCTGACGTTCGGTCCGGACCCGTCGACCCACTCCCGGGCCACACTCGGCGGGATGGTTGGCAACAACGCCTGCGGTTCCCACTCACCGGTCTGGGGCCGCACCGTCGACCACGTGCAATCCCTGGACGTGCTGCTGGCCGACGGGACCCGCACCCGCGTGGGCGAGCTGGACCCGAGCGCCGCCGGCCGGGTCGGCGCACTGCACCGGGCCCTGCAGGATCTGACGGACCGTCATGGCGAGGCGATCCGGGCCGGGCTGGGCCAGTTCCCGCGCCAGGCCTCCGGCTACGGACTGCACCACCTGCTGTCGGAGAACGGTCGCCACGTCGCCAAGGCGTTGGTCGGCAGTGAGGGCACCTGCGCGGTCCTGCTCGGCGCCACAGTCTCGCTGGTGCCGGTCCCCCGCGCACGGGTCCTGCTGGTGCTGGCGTTCGACGACCTCGTCGACGCCGCCGACGCGATCGGCCGGATCGTGCCCTGGCACCCGGCGACCTGCGAGGGCCTGGACCGCACGCTGCTGCCGACCGGCGCCGACCCGGCCGCGGCGGGCCTTCCGCCCGGCGACGGCTGGTTGTTGCTCGAATTCACCGGTGCCGATCGGGATGCGGCGCAGGCGGCCGCCTGCGCGGCACGGGACGGGATCGCCGCCGAGGTCACAGTCCGCGGCGCGGCGGTCGTGGTCGACGCCGCGGCCCAGGCAGTGATCTGGCGGATCCGCGAGGAGGGTGCCGGGACCGCGACCCGGGCCATGGACTCGACCGGCAGGCGGGTGGCTGCCTGGCCCGGCTGGGAGGACGCGGCGGTCCCGGTCGACCGGCTGGGCGACTACCTGCGCGGATTCCGGGCGCTGATGCGCGAGCACGGCCGGCGCGGCGTGCTCTACGGCCACTTCGCCGACGGCTGCATGCACGTCCGGATCGACTTCGACCTGCGCTCGGCAGCCGGCGTCGCGGGCTATCGGAAGTTCCTGGAGCAGGCCGCGGACCTGGTCGCGGCGCACGGCGGGTCCTGCTCCGGCGAGCACGGCGACGGCCAGGCCCGCTCCGCCCTGCTGCGTCGCACCTTCGCACCGGCGGTCCTGACGGCGTTTGCGGAGTTCAAGGCGGCCTGGGACCCGGGCAACCTGCTGAACCCCGGTATCCTCGTCGACCCGCGGCCGGTGGATCACGACCTGCGACCGGGGCCGCGGACGTCCCTGCCGCTGGTGTTCGCCTACCCGGAGGACGGCGGCAGCCTGGCCGACGCGCTGGACCGCTGTGTCGGCGTGGCCAAGTGCCGGCAGCAGACCGGCGGGGTGATGTGCCCGAGCTTCCGGGCCACCGGCGACGAGAAGGACTCCACCCGCGGTCGGGCGCGGGTCCTGGCGGAGATGCTGCGGGGCGAACTCAT from Sporichthyaceae bacterium includes these protein-coding regions:
- a CDS encoding FAD-binding and (Fe-S)-binding domain-containing protein, whose protein sequence is MDFIGELRAALPPAAVDDAVRRRAEYSADASVYRHVPRAVVFPGSADEVAVAVAVAAAHRVPVTMRGGGTSVAGNAIGPGIVLDCSRRFNRILDLDPASATAVVEPGVVLDRLRAAGTRHGLTFGPDPSTHSRATLGGMVGNNACGSHSPVWGRTVDHVQSLDVLLADGTRTRVGELDPSAAGRVGALHRALQDLTDRHGEAIRAGLGQFPRQASGYGLHHLLSENGRHVAKALVGSEGTCAVLLGATVSLVPVPRARVLLVLAFDDLVDAADAIGRIVPWHPATCEGLDRTLLPTGADPAAAGLPPGDGWLLLEFTGADRDAAQAAACAARDGIAAEVTVRGAAVVVDAAAQAVIWRIREEGAGTATRAMDSTGRRVAAWPGWEDAAVPVDRLGDYLRGFRALMREHGRRGVLYGHFADGCMHVRIDFDLRSAAGVAGYRKFLEQAADLVAAHGGSCSGEHGDGQARSALLRRTFAPAVLTAFAEFKAAWDPGNLLNPGILVDPRPVDHDLRPGPRTSLPLVFAYPEDGGSLADALDRCVGVAKCRQQTGGVMCPSFRATGDEKDSTRGRARVLAEMLRGELIADGWRSTEVRDALDLCLACKGCRSDCPVAVDMATYKAEFLHHHYRRRLRPAAHWSMGFLPVWARLARRAPGAANLFSRGPTGRLLRRVGGLTEHRPLPRFAPRSTPLPAAAGPEAGPRVALWVDTFTAAYAPHVAAAAVDVLAAAGLRVLVVPGTQCCGLTWIHTGQLTVARRVLARTLDVLGPAAVSGTPIVGLEPSCLAALRTDLPGLFADDPRAAAVAEVAVSLSQALERLAPDWRPPGRLSGPVAVLVHCHQHATAGAAADLGLLERCGATTRLLDSGCCGGAGAFGYEREHYETSVAVARAGLLPALQALEAAVPVVADGFSCRGQTAHLTQRRVVHVVELLHPLLASDTNRWETGTVSEGKV